The DNA window GATGCCATGATGAAGGCGTATGATGGGGGCAAACATGTTGGCTTGAAGTGGGATGATGGACACGAGGTGCGGTATGAGGAGGTAGATGAGGTGAGAGTCACGATtctggaagaggatgagcgGTGGCACAAGGTGTGTATCGATGGGACGATTGTGGACATTCCAAAGGGGGGGCAGTTGTCTGTGAGAAAGGAGGACAAGAGCGGTTTCCAGATTTTGGTCGATTCGCGAGTATTACCAAGTTCTTCATAATTACTACAACAGGTCTGTTTCAGCTTGACCACCACATCTGTCTTCTAATACATCATTTTGATTTCATCAAAATCTAATTCAAGGATAGCTAATAGTCAGAAAGAGTCTACATCATGGAGCATCAAGTAGtttcttcaccctcttctccataaCCCGCTCAAAATCCTCCACGCCATTCTTCAGCTCCGTAATTCCCCCTCCTTTAATCCGATAAACGATTCTCCTTCGCATagtctcttcctctccctcgtcgtcatcctcatcttcatcatcgccttggTCTTCAATCTGACCCTCTATAGCTCCGCGCATGAACCATCTGTCGTGGCTCACCAGCACAACAGCGCCCTCCCATTCATTCAGCGCTTCTCGCAGCGCCGTCACAGTCTCGTAGTCGAGATGCGTGGTGACTTCATCAAGGATGAGGCACTGCGGGTGCTTCCAGAATAATCTCGCCAACTGACATCGCACCAGTTGGCCTCCAGATAGCTTGGAAATGGGAACGTCTGATGCCAAACGGCCGGGGAGGCCAAGCGTGCCCAGTAAGCCACGGATCTCTCCTTCGTTTAGCGCACCATCAACTTCTTTGGTCAGAAGAGCAAGGGAAGTTAAGCCCTGCTCGGCACGGCCAATCTTCTTTAATTCCTCAACGGCGTGTTGAGAATAATACCCCAGTCTCAGACGAGGATGCGCAGTGACGGTTCCCGATGACGGTGCTGATTCCTCAACTAGGAGCTTGATGAGAGTGGATTTACCCGCTCCGTTGAGCCCCAGAATGCCAATACGATCGCCCATGCCGACTGTAAGAGTAACATCTTGGAGAATCAATGGCAACCTTGGTGCATAGCGATAAGATGCCTTCTCCAACGAAATAAGCGATCCAGGAAATCTCAGCTCCGGAGGCTCGGGCAGCGAGATGATGACAGGCCGCTGCTCCGGTGGGATATCAATCCCCTCTCGGCTAGTTaagaagaagccgacgaGGTCTCTGTTCAGCTTAAATCTTGTTCCCTTTGCACTGACTTGCATGCCCCAGCGgtcatccagcttcttctgccgaGACTTTGCCTGGCGAATCTTGTTCTGGTCGTCGTTTGCCTTGCCCGCCTTGAGATTCTGGGCAATGGTCTTCTCGATGTGGGCTTTCTGCTTGTCTTGGGCTTCCTTCATCTTGATGAGCCACTGCCTGCGCTCGGATTGCGATCGTTCGTACGTCTGAATGTCGCCGTGGAAGTAGGTGAGCTGCTTGTCCTTTAAGATGAGAAGATCAGTACAGAGAGATATGAAGTCTCGATCGTGAGAAACGAGGATCAGCGTAGGAGGCTTGTCTTTATCCGCCAGTGATTGCAAGTAGCGCTGCAACCAGACGATTCCAAGCAGGTCCAAAAAGTTGGTCGGCTCGTCAAGAATCAGGATATCGGCCTCTTGTAGCagcgccgaggccaaggctgtTCGCATATGCCAGCCTCCAGAAAGGCTGGACAGAGGCTTTTCCAAGTATGCCTCGGTGAATCCGAGACCAGTCAGGATTTTCCGAGCTTCGACTTCGATTTGGGCCAGCCTTGAAGGCTCGATTTGGATTTGCAGGTCTGCCAGCATATCAGCTGCCTCTTGAGTTTCCGCTTGAAGAGCGTCGGCCGAGATTTCGTCCTCTGGCTGGTCTAGTCTAAATACCGTTAAATGTCAGTCGTCAATAAGACACAATGGAGAATTATAGCAGATCAGTAGATTCAACCTACAGTGCTTGTGAATCGGCAACCACCTTCTCAAAAGCAACAAGAGCTTTCCTCGCTTGCAGTCCTCGAGCACCGCTTCGCATTCTAGCCTCCTTGTCAACGAGAAAGAGACGTTTCTGAAGCTTCTCGTGTTTCAACCCTCTCAAGGCCCGAATCGGGGCATATGGATCCGAAGCATCGACACCGTCCGCGAGAACTAAGCAGAAAGGCGTAAGCACAAGGTTGAAGAAATGATGTTTGTAGGTATACCTTGAATCTCCTGTTCGATGATGCTACGTGCCGTGGCACGCTCAATAACCTCTTTCAAGACAGATCCCTCGCCCTTTTTATCCTTTGTCGTcttgtcatcttcatcagatTCCGTAAGCTTTGTCTGCTGCAGAATTGCGATCCTGGAACCCTCTGGAATTCCTGGGATGAGCTTCTGAGCAATAGCTTTGAGCAGTGCTGCAGCAATGCAAAATCAAACTTCTGGTCAGCCTAGAATCTTGTGCTGAGCATGATAAATGACAATCCTCACTCGATTTCCCGGTTCCATTGCGGCCAACCAAGGCATAGCGCTGGCCCTCTTTCAATCGCAGCTTGGCGTTGGACAAgatctcaaggccatcgGATTTTGATTTGCCTTTAGACTTGCCAGCTGCCTTTTCAGGCTTGTCTACCTTTTCAGCAGAAGTGACGATAATGTTGAGGCCGTCAATGTCGAGCTAGTTCAGTTTGTCAATTCAACGTTGGCCAGTGTAGATGACGCCATATTTGCAAGTCTGACGAACTTCGCGGTAGTTTGTGCTGTCAATGTTGAAGCGAGTCTGCTTGGCCGTGCAGAGGATGGTGGCCACAGACTCTGCTGCCATGGAGGTCATTGTGGCGAGATGGATAATGCAGATTTGGCGGTGTTGGTAACAATGGGTGAAGTTGGATGAATAGAGTATCACGCTTGGATGCGTAATTATTCAGCCGCGGATCTCAAAGAGCAATTGGCATACAAACGCCGAATGTCTCATCTCTTTGAGCAGAAAAGGTTTATCAAGGGGAAAGCAGACTTAAGTATGAACCGGAATAAAAAACGTAGTGacggaagaaagaaggccgAAGCACCTACTGCAGACTTCCTAGACAAGAGCCCAGAAGTCGCATTTAGCTTGGTACTCGTACAGCAGCGTCtccaataaaaaaaagatccaTTCGCTCAGGTCGATCCGGCTCGAAAAATGAGGGCCGGACCGTAAAGCTGGAGCTCGATCTACAACCACTAggagaaaagacaaaatctGGAGATTGCGGCGGTTCGGCCAGTGACTCATCCGGATTTATAGTGCCGCATCTCGAGGCCATTTTGTACAACATGGGATTGCcgcttctttttgcatcgAGATGGCTTATGAGAATGACTCTTTTGAATGACTCTCGCCGAGACGAGGTTTTACCTAAACGCGCGATATGGCGAAACGATAATCTTGGTTCCAAAGCgacgtcatcgccatcgcgTTTCACGGTGTAATTGGTAACCGCGTGATATGAGCAGATCCATTCCATCTTACACCATCGAGAATAACAATCAACGCATAATCTCGTACTTGGCTAACCAAAGCACATTATTCTTCCATTTCATTTGTACTATTGTGCACTGCATATTCAAGCACAATACGCGAAAATGTGGAGGTGGCAGTGCAAACGTCTATTCTAACCAAATCTCTCAAATCACAGCTCGTATCTCATTTGCCCCCGGGACGTCGCTTCAACCCCTTTTTCCCCGCGatctctttctcttgccGCATCTGTGCGCGAAGGGCAACATGGAATATACGAGACATGGATGAATGAATGACGACGTGAGCCGATGATATCATCGCCAGAGACGCCACATTGACACATTCCTGTGGCACCGACCCTATGATGACAACAAACGCAGAGATGAATTCAATGAAGCGAGACACATGAGGCAGAATAACGAAATGCTTTACAAAAGAAAGATCAATAGATTCTAGATAAAGAACGACAATGACGATAACAAGGTAAATAAATGGTAGACGAATTGCAGGTATATAATAATGTATGGGCATGATACAACACTTCAAGGAAATCACTCTTACTCTCTGACGCAGTcaaaattaattaatttttctcctcttctgttcTGTCCACCAGACCATCCATATAACCTCCCTGAAAAAACACCAACAAAAAATATCCTGCTGCAAAGCTCCATGTAAAAAGTGAGAATGGAGATTGCAACAACTATCGAAGGGGAATCATTCGCACTTTTTTTCGAAAATAGAAAAAACCAcaagagaagatgcaaagtCAAAAaccagagaaaaaaaaagacctccatattaaacaaaaaaaacaccCCAAAGTTCTTCCTCCCATCTCCCAAGGATATACCGCCCCCCAAAGAAAATGTGCGCTATGTCGTAGACTCGTAAACCCTCGTGGCTGCGCTGAGCAGTGAAACTCTTGTGTTTTTGGCTACCCGACGTTGAATACCACGTCTCTACTCCGTCACAGATTCTTACAGGAGAGCAATGACACCGGCagcgagaagcagcagggCGCTAGCactggtggtggcagcaccGCTGATAGTGGAGGGCTGAGAGGGCTGGGGAGCACCCGTGGCGATGGAGGCAACGGGGCCCTGAGGAGTCTTGGACTGGTTGGGCTTGATGGGCACAGCGGTCGTGACGGTGCTGTTAAAGCCGCCGATGGCGCTGGTGAAGCCGGCACTGGtggcgggagcagcagtGGTCTCCTCGGCCTCAGTAGTGGTGGGAGCGGCAGTGGTCGTAGGAGCAGCGGTGGTTGTAGGGGCGgccgtggtggtggcagcctcggtggtgctggtggtggtaggAGCAGCAGTGGTGGTGACAGGAGTCGTGCTGGTGGTTGAAGTGCTGGTCTTGGTGCTGGAGGTGGAAGTGGAAGTGGAAGTGGAAGTCGTTGAGACAGCGGTGGCGGCCTCGAGAGCGCCGGCTACCTTGTAAGCAGCGGCGCAGGCAGCGAGATCCATGCTGTCCGGGCAGCACCaggtggtggcggcagaGTCGTGGGTGCAGTAGTAGCCAGAGTCACAGGCGTCTAACGGGGTTGGTTAGCAATCTTTCTCCCAGAGCCACGCAATTCAAGTCATAAACATACTGCCGGAGCCGTCAGTGCAGCAGCTCTGACCAACGGAGGGGTTGTAGCAGTGAGACTTCTCCGTGTTGCTGGCAGAGCACGCGCTGTACGAAGCGCCGCAGGCCTCGGAGCAAgtctcgccatcgccgcacTGGGTCTGCTCAGGCTTGTAGCCGTTGGTGTCGCGGCGACCGAGGCTCATTCCAAGCACGGGCATCATGGCCAGGCGGTAGGGCTTGGGCTCGGCGCTGACatgagcggcggcggccagaaTGGCAACAGAAGTGGCGGTTCGGAAGAGCATCTTGACGCGGTGAGAGAATTAAGGATTGGACAGTTTGTCGCTGTAGGAAGGACAGTTGGATTTGTTCGTTTGAATCGGAGAGACGAGGCTCGTGATGTTTGCGAAACGAAGGTTTGAGGTTGCACAGCGGCGTGTAGCGACCcggaaaaaagaatggaaCGAGTATTGACGAATACTCTGGGTGTTTCAATGAGCGTGAATAAAACTGCAAGACGGACGAAACGAAGGTGGGAGAGACTGGAAGAAAAAGCTTTTCGAGATGTGGATGGAGTTGTGAGAGGACAGCAGGGGTCGGccagcgcagcagccaatgggcgccacgcagcagctggtCGAAGCTCCGAGTTGGTGATTTCCAGGGCAAGGCTTGGGTACCTGGAGCTAGCGGGATAGCGCGCAATGGGCCAGTGGATTAGTGGATGGGTCCCTGGACAGCTCGCCAGAGGCCCCCATGGCCCCCTACCTAGCAGCTACTCCTTTTCCGCAGGCTGCAATttcccagcagcgccaaaCTTCTTCAGTGCGCGCACACACCGAGACGAAACGAAGCGAAGCGAGACGAGACGccagaagacaaagaagcgAGACGACAGAATCAAAGAGGCGAGATGCAGCTAATCGAACGGACCATTCATGCATCTATATATAGGTGGCTGCGATGCTCTGAGcgcccagcagcttctgctcgGGATTCTTTGACGCTTCTCTACGCGCCCGCGagaaatcaaatcaaaccaAATCACCacgacgaggccatcgccacGAGTAATCTTCGCGGCTCTCGCCCACCCTCAGCTCAAGCAGAAGCCCAAGGGCCCCGGCCCAACCGTCCAGAAACACATTAGCCTCAGACCTCTGGAGCAGCAAACACGAGGCTAAACCGACTAGCTGCAAGGTACCAGGCACAAGCTCATTTCCTCATCTCCACTTGTCGATGGTGGCCCCCGGGCAATATTCCAAAGGCCCGCCACTGCTCTGTAGTGGGACGGTAGCACAGGCGGCGGTGACGAGAGGAAAATGAAGACTGGCTAttcgaaagaagaaaaagcattGGGCAAGTCCGGCATCTTGTCGCTTCTTGGATGAGTAAGTAGATCATGAACCGCGCTGGGGTAATTAAGCGACGTCGGCCATTTTGCGGAGAATGGTGGGAAGACGAGATACTATCTCACTCTCGCCCATGCGACTGATGCAGGACGGGCTTTGGGTCAATGGCTTTTGCCGCCCAGGACGCGCTTTGATGAGTTGCTCTCCAGCCATAGCCAGCTGTTTATGCAGAGGCCTGGGCACACTCACGCACTCACACACATAATTTGCGCTGGTTGTACAGCAGCACACACCAAAGGATCCTGGTTTCACCAATGCTGGCTCAGAATCCACCAATCAAGCACAGGCAGCGTTGCCCTCACCGCCAGCAAGATGAGCAATTACCGGTGGCTGGGCGACCACTGCCGATCGCGGCTATATGGCACTGCAAAAGAGCTTAAGGCAAAAAAGCCTGcgagggagagatggagggagAAGCATGTTGACATGTTGACACCATCTTGCCGGATGCAAGACCAACTCAGATCACACGCATCCGACATTGCCGCATCTCGCTCGCTGCCCATGCAGTCATGCGTCTGTCCTCCCCTCGCGTTCACGTGCTGTCTCACCATGCCCAAAGCCATCCCCCggtcttttcttcctcattAATGAGCAATTACTCAGATTAGCTACAGCACGCGCTTGTACGAGAGCAGAACAAGGGAGAAGCTTAATTCGCGGGAGTTGTGCAGTAGTAGGCAGTACTGCCGTGCCAGACGCATAATGCAGGCGCCCCGGCCAATGAAATTGGAAACGGAAAAGGGGACCTTGATCTTACCATGACATGCGAAACACCAGCTGTAATCTCTTGGCTaggcatgtacatgtatattcCCGACGGAACAAGCAGAGTATGGCAATGCTACCTGCTGTACGGAGTAGCAGAAGCGATATCACGGGCGCGCAGCAGTCGCATGAAGCTTCGCTCTTGTGAGTAAGATTGGACTTTATTCTCATTCAAGTAATCCAATTCGTCTTGGAATGGCAAGCTCATGTCTTCGTAGTCGACCAGCCAGAAGCTACGCTGTGAGTCGAATTAATACATAATACGCCCGTAAATATGGTAATGCTTCATACTACCACTGGTTTATAGAATTCTGGATTGTGTCAAATCGGTTCAAGGTCTCGGCTCTTACGGCTGGCCAGAGTAGAAACCTgtaaaacttaataaatagACTTGGTTTCAGCCATCTTGCTACGGGTAGCCCAGCCGCATCTCCGGAGTTGCTCATTAGACTAATCACTACGCCTACCTCTTACGGGCAGTCGTGCAAACTTATACTACAGTAGAAGCTAGAGATGCAgcaggaagagagaagagagacgtGATGACAGCTATTTATCCGTACCATATTATACATTCCATTAATCCTACAGAATTGCCCTAGATCCTACTGACCCAAGGCTAAAGTACCATTACATCCTCAACGTCTCATCCTGCCaaatcaccaccagccaTCTTGAAACAATAGCACAAgccaacagcttcatcaactGAAATCCACGACCATTATCtttgccaaaagaaaaaacaaaacagacACTTCTCTCAGCTTACCAAACACGCAAACACAGCAATAGACCAGCCACCCCAGAATACAGCAAGGAAACGAGTACTAGTCTTTCCATCAACTTGTTTTCGCCGACCTCGTCAcagctctcttcttcttcaccggGCTCTTGGCTAAGCTTTTCCCTGGGCCTCTCCGTTCTTCAGGCTCCGAGCTTCCCTActcgccctcttcgcccCCCAGCTTGGCAATCCACTTGTGCATGTGCGAAAACTTCTCTTCAAAGGTGCGCTGGAGCCTCTCGCCCGCCGCCCACATCGGGTCGCCCTTTTTCCAGTACGTGAAGCAGTTGTCAAAGATTTGGCGCACATCAGCCTGGAAGTCCTCTTCGGTTGCGTACTCTTTCTGATCCATCTTCTGCTTGATCGTGCTGAGGTCCATTGGTCTTGAGACTTTGTCGAGGTAATCCGGCACGCCGTCCTCGACAGGGTCGACTGGTTCCCGAAAAGGCCCAACTAGACGAGTCCAAAATCCTATCAATGAGTTAGTAACGTACTTGGCCAAAGTAGCAGACAGATCGTGTAATTTTACCTGGCCCTGACAGCATTCTATTAAGTAGGTCGGCACAAAAATCGAGCTTCTGCTGTGTTGAAAATGTTTTGCCCTCTAGAACAGCTGCACTTGTGCGTCTCCTCTGCGGTTTCAGAGGAGGAGACGACCCAGATTTGCGATTTTGCTTGCGGCTTGAGCCAGTATCGCTGGATATGCCACTCGACCgcctgttcttcttcttcgcaccaagggcttcttcatcagtcAGCTCATCAAGATAATGAACATTTTTTCGAATCACCGTCGTAATAGGAGCACTGGACGATTTAATAGAGCTCGGAGGAGCGGCAGCGATGGCAATTGTAGCTGCAGTGGCGGTTGGGGCTGGGGTCGGggttggaggagctggaggagccaTCGTCTCGAATGAACTCATGGTAACTACGAGCTCACTCAAAACTTCTTGGGGCAATGATTTGGCAAACTCTGCTCTTGCATCCGAAGATCTCATATATTCCGCAGCCCAGGACAGTAGCAAGACTCGGATGGAAGAGCCCTCGGGAGTGTCTCGCCAGACTTGGATGAGAAGAGGCGTTGCCGGGATGCGGCCAGTGGTTCGTCGGCATTCCACCATTGCTTCTAGCGTATGCTCGCATAGCCCCTTGATGGCAAGCTTGTGACCCAACTTCCACAGACCAACCAGCGATTCATAGGAATTAGCGTTGATGTTCTCATCCCCAATCTTTCCAGTGTAGAGAAAGCTTTGTATCAGCCCGAATACTTGGGGCGTTGCATCTGGAAGCTTCACAATATGCTCTATCGCAGGCTCTGCGGCGTTTTCTTGGAAATATTTCTGATAAAACTCGGAGCGGTCGCAGAGAAAGTCTTTCTGAATGCCAAACGGCTGCTCATCGGTACCTAcaaggatgatgacgaataTGGGATGTGGTTGACTAGAgtattattagttttttgCGTATGACGCAGGAGGAAAGTagtcttctcttttttttcccagtAGTACTCACGTCCAAGTGAAGGGTCTTTTAGCTGCAACTTCTTTTGAAACGTCTTTTGAAGCTTCCTTCGACACCTCCGTCACTGTTTCTTTCGGGGCTTCCTTTGGGATTCCGTTTGGTGCATCGTTTGTAGTGCCATTGGCAACTGCCTCTGGGGCTGCCTCTTTCGAGGGTGGATCAGGAGACATTGTAAGATGATAGCCTGATGAAGAAATTAGCACATGCCATGTGAATCAGCCAAGTCAGCAATTGCAAAAATTCAAGACGGCATAGTGAGCTTGAATGAAACAGAGAGGTCGGTGCAATGAGGGAAATGTGCAAACGAAGGCATCGAAATCTCATATAGAACGATGTTGCTCACAGCGCTGATGAAGCCACTACGCGAGAGTCATTCTAGAGTCACACGAAATTGAGAATCAACAAGACGTGAGCCTTTATGAGCGCGTGCTGTAAGCCTTTGAATAAAACacaaggcaaaaagggaagagaaggaaaacgAGAAGAATGATGCGGCTCGCGACCGATTCACTCACTATTCTGCAAACGCCAAAAACTCTAATAGATGGACGTACCTCTTGTCAATTCTGCCTCTTGGACTCGCCACAGCGATAAATGCAATTAAATCAAACCAGACAGTTGTGAAGGCCCTTTGCCATGTCATGAATGCCCGGTTTGAAGGACGCTGCATGAACAATCGTCGGAAATGTCGTTTGTTCGCTGGCAGGAAACGGCGAGTTGAAGAGCCCATGAAGGCGACTTTCCGGAGCTGAGAATCAGGTGTGGCGCGTGTGGCTTGCAGTTCGTGTTTGCGGCTTATGTAAGGAGCCGAGTccagacaaaaagaaaaaaggctgCGTGCCTACCCTGGAATATTGCCGGGTTCGCTGCAGACTAGATTTGCGAATTCGCCAATCAGCTGGGCTTCTAAGCGATGGATGTCAATATTTACAGCGGTAAAGCAAGCATGGGCCTCGGGCTTTGGTATCAGAGAGACTGAAGAGTGGCATGGCTGAAATGCTGGCAGCTGTCAGCTCCTTTTGCATGTTTACTCAGCCTGCGTTTAGTACTTGTAAACACTATTCGCAACTACAAGTAGACGAAAGTTGCATTTTCTAATGCATGTTGGTAGTCGAGAGCTGTTCCCCTCATGGAATGGCAAGGCTGAATCTTTGCAGTGTTTGGACTGGAGAAACTTTCGGACAAATACTTGTAAAATGCAGGATGCAGCCTAGACGATGCGCATCTCCACCAATTGAGTGAGGCCTATAGCATCCCGCAATCCCATGCCTCACGCCCAACAACACCAGGCAGCAGTCTGCCTTGCCCGCATTTACTAGTACTTTCCATTGGCTATTTCATCCATAAAAGGCTTGCCGTTTCAACTGCAACTCAAAACCTCGGTATTGGGGGGAAGCAGTGCGCACACATACAAACCACATTCATTCCATATTCACAACAGGCAAAGAAACATGGCACACTATTCGGAAGTTGAGCGAGGCATCACACATATTCGCATCCAAAGGCAGTGCGGTGCCTGTGGGCAGCTCTTTATGCCTCGTGAAACCCCCATCATTTCGAGTACGTATGCATCGCCTTTCTTTTCACTGCCTTTGATCAGGCACATGTATTCTTTTGCCGAGCGCGAATCAATAAATGATGTTGACGATGAAACACAGTAACCCGGAAAGGCGCATCTCTGGAAATTTCCAATGCCTTCATGTTCTCGGGCTATGGGCATTCGTACGAGAATAGCTACCGGCGCGCAAGTGGCAAAGAGGGAGCCTTCTGCAATAATCCATCTTGTCCCCCATGCCGCAAAACGGACGAGAGCATCACCGTCCACGCCGACTGTTTCCATCTATTCACGCAGCGATGCGTTGTCAAAAACGCCGACAGCGAGGCGGCACGGAAAAAGGAGGTCTTCAGACGCCTTTGGCTGGTGGGCAGGAAACGATATGCCTGGCGCAGCATGGTGCCGCACAGGTTCATGAGCAGCGCCACGCTGGAGAGGTGCCCGCCGGAGGTGATCAGCGAGATATGCGGCTTCGGCCGAGTTTTCCTGCCCGAGGTGGCGCTGCTGATCCAGAGCCATTCGCGGGAGCATATCCTCTGGCGATTCTGCTCgattctccagctgctgcgagacCTGGAACTGGCAGAGACGCTCGAGACTGCCACGTACCCGCTGCCCAAAGTGCTGTCGTGGTCCCGCGGCGAAGCTCCCAAGCTTGTACAGGATCAATCTCTTGCTGGGCCCTGGATTACGCTTACGATTGATGCCCGCGGCATCAAGAGCATCCAAAGGATCTCGGAACTCTCGAGAATCACAGGCAGCGAGTTGCCTCCGCCTTCTTTCGTGTATGCGATAGAGCCAATAGAAAGCCTACAGCACGCCAAGATGGACATTGAGGCATGAAAACCACTGTCCACTCCACCTTGACCATTCCGTTAAAAACTAACCAATATATTTTCAGCTCGGAATGGGTCATCTCGACAATGAACCCCGTCTTGGCGGCATCCGCCTACGGAGCACGCTGGCTATTCCTCACAAGCTCCCATTTAAGGAACCAGGAGAACTCAGTCCTCTCAACACTGTCAGTCTGGATCCGAGCAGCTGCACGGgaatctccttcttcctgcGCGCCCACTACATGGTTGACATCCATGTGCATTGCCATCCCACGCGGCATCTCCCTACGCATGTCGAGAAATTCAAGTACATGGAAGCCATGTTCCCTGACGGCAGGGACGACGGCGTCGAATGGATCTACATGCCGCTGACGGCACGGGATGCAATCACGGCACTCAGGTCCAGAAAGCGTGGAGATTTCCGATCACCCTACTACACGGTAAGCAAGCACAAAACGAGTGATGTGATTTATTTTCGGGGgctagagaaaaaaagaagaaggaaagaagaagaaggagggaaaagaagaagaagaataaaaaaacaacgAAATGACtaacaatttttttttcttgcttttttccaGTTCTACACACAGGCTGGAGAAACGATTGTGGTTGGCACCCCCTTCGAAGAGGAACC is part of the Trichoderma atroviride chromosome 1, complete sequence genome and encodes:
- a CDS encoding uncharacterized protein (EggNog:ENOG41), yielding MAHYSEVERGITHIRIQRQCGACGQLFMPRETPIISITRKGASLEISNAFMFSGYGHSYENSYRRASGKEGAFCNNPSCPPCRKTDESITVHADCFHLFTQRCVVKNADSEAARKKEVFRRLWLVGRKRYAWRSMVPHRFMSSATLERCPPEVISEICGFGRVFLPEVALLIQSHSREHILWRFCSILQLLRDLELAETLETATYPLPKVLSWSRGEAPKLVQDQSLAGPWITLTIDARGIKSIQRISELSRITGSELPPPSFVYAIEPIESLQHAKMDIELGMGHLDNEPRLGGIRLRSTLAIPHKLPFKEPGELSPLNTVSLDPSSCTGISFFLRAHYMVDIHVHCHPTRHLPTHVEKFKYMEAMFPDGRDDGVEWIYMPLTARDAITALRSRKRGDFRSPYYTFYTQAGETIVVGTPFEEEPIPRDQRPEEVYALGKDNGARPFSFVYEMRSMFMLSMIRPDTELATDADAQGRYAATVIDDEPTRASLGATDHTASRPWKAYYSSASLEGILDVHVFTVGWKKLCKGILIEYENGSKRALGQCRLGVDDVQSWHRPLSMHCVPVDYERNVNDLINETRKSRSAQVTFDCESSHVTEDGSLEENHHELKGRLNFWFTLNEVFLQFVD
- a CDS encoding uncharacterized protein (EggNog:ENOG41), translating into MAHYSEVERGITHIRIQRQCGACGQLFMPRETPIISITRKGASLEISNAFMFSGYGHSYENSYRRASGKEGAFCNNPSCPPCRKTDESITVHADCFHLFTQRCVVKNADSEAARKKEVFRRLWLVGRKRYAWRSMVPHRFMSSATLERCPPEVISEICGFGRVFLPEVALLIQSHSREHILWRFCSILQLLRDLELAETLETATYPLPKVLSWSRGEAPKLVQDQSLAGPWITLTIDARGIKSIQRISELSRITGSELPPPSFVYAIEPIESLQHAKMDIELGMGHLDNEPRLGGIRLRSTLAIPHKLPFKEPGELSPLNTVSLDPSSCTGISFFLRAHYMVDIHVHCHPTRHLPTHVEKFKYMEAMFPDGRDDGVEWIYMPLTARDAITALRSRKRGDFRSPYYTVSKHKTSDVIYFRGLEKKRRRKEEEGGKRRRRIKKQRND
- a CDS encoding uncharacterized protein (EggNog:ENOG41~TransMembrane:1 (n5-15c20/21o261-282i)~SECRETED:SignalP(1-20)) produces the protein MLFRTATSVAILAAAAHVSAEPKPYRLAMMPVLGMSLGRRDTNGYKPEQTQCGDGETCSEACGASYSACSASNTEKSHCYNPSVGQSCCTDGSGNACDSGYYCTHDSAATTWCCPDSMDLAACAAAYKVAGALEAATAVSTTSTSTSTSTSSTKTSTSTTSTTPVTTTAAPTTTSTTEAATTTAAPTTTAAPTTTAAPTTTEAEETTAAPATSAGFTSAIGGFNSTVTTAVPIKPNQSKTPQGPVASIATGAPQPSQPSTISGAATTSASALLLLAAGVIALL
- a CDS encoding uncharacterized protein (EggNog:ENOG41) produces the protein MFSGYGHSYENSYRRASGKEGAFCNNPSCPPCRKTDESITVHADCFHLFTQRCVVKNADSEAARKKEVFRRLWLVGRKRYAWRSMVPHRFMSSATLERCPPEVISEICGFGRVFLPEVALLIQSHSREHILWRFCSILQLLRDLELAETLETATYPLPKVLSWSRGEAPKLVQDQSLAGPWITLTIDARGIKSIQRISELSRITGSELPPPSFVYAIEPIESLQHAKMDIELGMGHLDNEPRLGGIRLRSTLAIPHKLPFKEPGELSPLNTVSLDPSSCTGISFFLRAHYMVDIHVHCHPTRHLPTHVEKFKYMEAMFPDGRDDGVEWIYMPLTARDAITALRSRKRGDFRSPYYTFYTQAGETIVVGTPFEEEPIPRDQRPEEVYALGKDNGARPFSFVYEMRSMFMLSMIRPDTELATDADAQGRYAATVIDDEPTRASLGATDHTASRPWKAYYSSASLEGILDVHVFTVGWKKLCKGILIEYENGSKRALGQCRLGVDDVQSWHRPLSMHCVPVDYERNVNDLINETRKSRSAQVTFDCESSHVTEDGSLEENHHELKGRLNFWFTLNEVFLQFVD
- a CDS encoding uncharacterized protein (EggNog:ENOG41), with amino-acid sequence MSPDPPSKEAAPEAVANGTTNDAPNGIPKEAPKETVTEVSKEASKDVSKEVAAKRPFTWTQPHPIFVIILVGTDEQPFGIQKDFLCDRSEFYQKYFQENAAEPAIEHIVKLPDATPQVFGLIQSFLYTGKIGDENINANSYESLVGLWKLGHKLAIKGLCEHTLEAMVECRRTTGRIPATPLLIQVWRDTPEGSSIRVLLLSWAAEYMRSSDARAEFAKSLPQEVLSELVVTMSSFETMAPPAPPTPTPAPTATAATIAIAAAPPSSIKSSSAPITTVIRKNVHYLDELTDEEALGAKKKNRRSSGISSDTGSSRKQNRKSGSSPPLKPQRRRTSAAVLEGKTFSTQQKLDFCADLLNRMLSGPGFWTRLVGPFREPVDPVEDGVPDYLDKVSRPMDLSTIKQKMDQKEYATEEDFQADVRQIFDNCFTYWKKGDPMWAAGERLQRTFEEKFSHMHKWIAKLGGEEGE